The following proteins are co-located in the Thermus hydrothermalis genome:
- the gap gene encoding type I glyceraldehyde-3-phosphate dehydrogenase — translation MKVGINGFGRIGRQVFRILHTRGVEVALINDLTDNRTLAHLLKYDSVYHRFPGEVGYDEENLYVDGKAIRATAIKDPKEIPWKAVGVDLVVESTGVFTDAEKAKAHLEAGAKKVIITAPAKGEDITIVMGVNHEAYDPAKHHILSNASCTTNSLAPVMKVLEEAFGVEKALMTTVHSYTNDQRLLDLPHKDLRRARAAAINIIPTTTGAAKATALVLPSLKGRFDGTALRVPTATGSISDITALLKREVTAEEVNAALKAAAEGPLKGILAYTEDEIVLQDIVMDPHSSIVDGKLTKAIGNLVKVFAWYDNEWGYANRVADLVELVLKKGV, via the coding sequence ATGAAGGTAGGGATTAACGGGTTCGGCCGCATCGGGCGCCAGGTCTTCCGCATCCTGCACACCCGGGGCGTGGAGGTGGCCCTAATCAACGACCTCACGGACAACCGCACCCTGGCGCACCTTTTGAAGTACGATTCCGTCTATCACCGCTTCCCCGGCGAGGTGGGCTACGACGAGGAAAACCTTTACGTGGACGGCAAGGCCATCCGGGCCACCGCCATCAAAGACCCCAAGGAGATCCCCTGGAAGGCGGTGGGCGTGGACCTGGTGGTGGAGTCCACCGGCGTCTTCACCGACGCCGAAAAGGCAAAGGCCCACCTCGAGGCCGGCGCCAAGAAGGTCATCATCACCGCCCCCGCCAAGGGGGAGGACATCACCATCGTCATGGGGGTGAACCACGAGGCCTACGACCCCGCCAAGCACCACATCCTCTCCAACGCCTCCTGCACCACCAACTCCTTGGCCCCCGTGATGAAGGTCCTGGAGGAGGCCTTCGGGGTGGAGAAGGCCCTCATGACCACGGTCCACTCCTACACCAACGACCAGAGGCTTCTGGACCTGCCCCACAAGGACCTGCGCCGGGCCCGGGCCGCCGCCATCAACATCATCCCCACCACCACGGGGGCGGCCAAGGCCACCGCCTTGGTCCTGCCCTCCCTCAAGGGGCGCTTTGACGGCACCGCCCTAAGGGTGCCCACGGCCACGGGGAGCATCTCCGACATCACCGCCCTCCTCAAGCGGGAGGTGACGGCGGAGGAGGTGAACGCCGCCCTCAAGGCCGCGGCGGAGGGGCCCCTAAAGGGCATCCTCGCCTACACCGAGGACGAGATCGTCCTCCAGGACATCGTCATGGACCCGCACTCCTCCATCGTGGACGGCAAGCTCACCAAGGCCATCGGCAACCTGGTGAAGGTCTTCGCCTGGTACGACAACGAGTGGGGCTACGCCAACCGGGTGGCGGACCTGGTGGAGCTCGTCC
- a CDS encoding biotin transporter BioY gives MKTEALSYTPLAKTLWPKRTLARDLSLVLAGSLFVALTAQVAIPLPFTPVPITLQTLGLLLVGAALGSRLGFLALLAYLLEGAMGLPVFAGGTGGVAKILGPTGGFLLAFPLAAGLAGLLVERFGLDRTFLGTLLAMLAGNALLYLVGLPWLGAWLMGVGKFTGIGGLLAMGLFPFIPGDLVKAVLAALLLPTAWRFLGRR, from the coding sequence ATGAAGACGGAAGCCCTGAGTTACACCCCCTTGGCCAAGACCCTTTGGCCCAAGCGCACCTTGGCCCGCGACCTAAGCCTGGTCCTGGCGGGAAGCCTCTTCGTGGCCCTCACCGCCCAGGTGGCCATCCCCCTCCCCTTCACCCCGGTGCCCATCACCCTCCAGACCCTGGGCCTCCTCCTGGTGGGGGCGGCCCTGGGGAGCCGGCTCGGTTTCCTAGCCCTCCTGGCCTACCTCCTGGAGGGGGCCATGGGGCTTCCCGTCTTCGCCGGGGGCACGGGCGGGGTGGCCAAAATCCTCGGGCCCACGGGGGGGTTCCTCCTCGCCTTCCCCCTGGCGGCGGGGCTCGCGGGGCTCTTGGTGGAGCGGTTCGGCCTGGACCGCACTTTCCTCGGCACCCTTCTCGCCATGCTCGCCGGCAACGCCCTCCTCTACCTGGTGGGCCTCCCCTGGCTTGGGGCCTGGCTCATGGGGGTGGGCAAGTTCACGGGGATAGGGGGGCTCTTGGCCATGGGGCTTTTCCCCTTCATCCCCGGCGACCTGGTGAAGGCGGTGCTCGCCGCCCTCCTTCTGCCCACGGCCTGGCGCTTCCTGGGCCGGCGGTAG